The following proteins are co-located in the Pontiella agarivorans genome:
- a CDS encoding fused MFS/spermidine synthase, translated as MKIICLLFYFSGIAALTYEVLWVRHLGHIFGNTVYAATTVMMTYMVGLALGSHFSGKWAGKIKRPVRMFGLLEVATAVYALCVPLIFQLIQAVYRFVAVNVSDSLAVLTVVRVVLALVLLLIPTAMMGATLPVLSKGFLTRVERFGSRLGLLYGVNTLGAVSGVLLGGFVFIPKLGMTGANILAVCLDATVGLVAICLSRTMDKSPEIAEAIKLEAKRTVDTSKRGAEANWLLVAIGASGFLSLAFEVVWFRALILVFGSTTYSFSAMLGVFLIGLSVGAMLISRFADRSANPARIFGFAAMLTGVYSLVSLGWFTLMPEFLLENLMLKGTPGWGRMIGLKFVITLIFLFVPTILFGASFTAAVKAIRGAMNSSPRAVGEATMFNTIGAALGAAFGGFVLLPNLGMQVSLTVLAFLILGVGLALCLTTGKGRITQVVSISLAVAMVAFFIIKPPVWDKKVIASGPYFGPWNYISNGKVTIREQLSGHRQLYYNEGITSTISVVKDSNEDLMYCSQGKVEADTSERSMMLQRMMGHLPMLFHPDPQRAVNIGLGAGVTFGAVSCYPAEHLEVVEFEPSVVNIARVWGERNHNVIDKPNVKVTINDGRNHLFVGGEPYDVITSDPFEPVMAGAANLYTVDFFKLAKSRLAEGGIMAQYLPLYELSYEDYSMIMRSFGEVFPDALVFFTGFDSIMLGGKGDVALKLPVAKEKFEIPEVRQSLADVGFTKPEMLLSMYVARLSDDVHLFKEGKLNTDNHPYVEFSAPKSTFHYTPDENQQTLLENYSPMPDFLLKSLTDEQKKIVTDSHEAMRMTLEANLFRAKDDYKNNIQLLMKAAELAPENPVVANELGSSLLISAASVAAGGHLQQAILQYELVLKYKPDEFLAYYKLAELGMQVQDYVRVQKYVNEGLRKFPGAPMLMGLRGRIKGTFGDLDAAIIDLKTAIAELPEYVAFWVDLEKALRARGLTAEADQAQQKIAELSR; from the coding sequence ATGAAAATAATCTGTCTTTTGTTCTACTTCTCCGGTATTGCGGCACTCACGTATGAGGTGCTGTGGGTACGACATCTCGGTCACATCTTCGGTAATACGGTTTATGCGGCCACGACTGTCATGATGACCTATATGGTCGGTTTGGCACTCGGTTCGCATTTTTCGGGCAAATGGGCCGGAAAAATAAAACGACCGGTGCGCATGTTCGGCCTGCTGGAGGTCGCCACGGCTGTTTATGCATTGTGTGTTCCGCTGATTTTTCAGCTGATTCAGGCCGTGTATCGGTTTGTGGCGGTGAATGTCTCCGATTCGTTGGCTGTTTTGACCGTGGTGCGCGTTGTGCTGGCTTTGGTGCTGCTGTTAATTCCTACGGCTATGATGGGGGCAACGCTGCCGGTGCTTTCCAAGGGATTTCTGACCCGGGTCGAGCGGTTCGGGTCACGTTTGGGGCTGCTTTACGGGGTGAATACGCTTGGGGCTGTTTCCGGAGTGCTGCTTGGCGGTTTTGTATTCATTCCAAAGCTCGGCATGACGGGGGCCAATATTCTGGCGGTCTGTCTTGACGCCACCGTAGGTCTGGTGGCGATCTGTCTCTCCCGCACGATGGATAAGTCGCCTGAAATTGCCGAGGCCATAAAGCTGGAGGCAAAGAGGACGGTGGATACCTCAAAGAGGGGGGCGGAAGCGAATTGGCTGTTGGTGGCGATTGGAGCCTCCGGATTTCTTTCGCTGGCGTTTGAGGTGGTCTGGTTCCGCGCGCTCATTCTGGTCTTCGGCTCCACAACCTATTCTTTCTCCGCCATGCTGGGTGTTTTCCTGATCGGCCTTTCGGTGGGGGCGATGCTGATCAGCCGTTTTGCCGATAGATCGGCGAATCCGGCGCGGATCTTCGGCTTTGCCGCGATGCTGACCGGGGTTTATTCGCTGGTTTCGCTGGGCTGGTTTACGCTGATGCCGGAATTCCTGCTCGAAAACCTGATGTTGAAAGGGACGCCGGGCTGGGGCCGCATGATCGGTCTTAAATTTGTCATCACCCTCATTTTCCTGTTTGTACCCACTATCCTTTTCGGCGCGTCCTTTACCGCGGCGGTTAAAGCCATACGCGGGGCCATGAATTCCTCGCCGCGTGCGGTGGGTGAAGCAACCATGTTTAATACCATCGGAGCAGCACTCGGGGCGGCCTTCGGCGGATTTGTGCTGCTTCCAAACCTTGGAATGCAGGTGTCGCTGACCGTTCTTGCCTTTCTGATTCTCGGGGTGGGGCTCGCACTCTGCCTGACGACCGGAAAAGGACGGATCACGCAGGTGGTGAGTATCAGTCTGGCCGTAGCTATGGTGGCGTTTTTCATTATCAAACCGCCGGTATGGGATAAAAAGGTGATTGCTTCCGGTCCCTATTTCGGGCCGTGGAACTATATCTCCAACGGGAAGGTTACCATCCGCGAGCAGCTCAGCGGTCACCGGCAACTCTATTATAACGAAGGCATCACTTCCACGATTTCGGTGGTCAAGGATTCCAATGAAGACTTGATGTACTGCAGTCAGGGCAAAGTGGAGGCCGATACGTCCGAACGCAGCATGATGCTGCAGCGTATGATGGGGCACCTTCCGATGCTGTTTCATCCCGATCCGCAGCGGGCTGTGAATATCGGCCTGGGGGCCGGTGTGACGTTCGGGGCAGTCAGCTGCTATCCAGCCGAGCACCTTGAAGTGGTGGAATTTGAACCCAGTGTGGTCAATATTGCCCGGGTCTGGGGGGAACGGAATCATAACGTGATCGATAAACCGAATGTGAAGGTCACGATCAATGACGGCAGGAACCACCTGTTTGTCGGTGGTGAACCGTATGACGTGATTACCTCCGATCCCTTTGAACCGGTTATGGCCGGCGCAGCAAATCTTTATACGGTCGATTTCTTTAAGCTGGCCAAAAGCCGGCTGGCGGAAGGGGGAATCATGGCGCAGTACCTGCCGCTCTATGAATTGTCCTATGAAGACTATTCCATGATCATGCGTTCCTTCGGCGAGGTCTTTCCCGATGCGCTGGTCTTTTTTACCGGCTTCGACTCCATCATGCTCGGCGGTAAAGGCGATGTGGCGCTAAAACTGCCGGTGGCAAAAGAAAAATTTGAAATTCCGGAAGTGCGGCAATCTTTGGCGGATGTCGGATTTACCAAACCCGAAATGCTGCTGAGCATGTATGTGGCGCGGCTCTCCGACGATGTGCATCTGTTTAAAGAGGGGAAGCTGAATACGGATAATCATCCCTATGTCGAATTTTCAGCACCGAAAAGCACCTTCCATTATACACCGGATGAAAACCAGCAGACCCTGCTGGAAAACTATTCGCCGATGCCGGATTTTCTGCTAAAAAGCCTGACCGATGAGCAGAAAAAAATCGTAACCGATTCCCACGAAGCCATGCGCATGACGCTCGAAGCCAATCTGTTCCGGGCGAAGGATGACTATAAAAATAATATCCAGCTGTTGATGAAAGCCGCCGAGCTGGCCCCGGAAAACCCCGTGGTCGCCAATGAGCTGGGATCCAGTCTGCTGATTTCTGCGGCATCCGTTGCAGCCGGCGGGCATCTGCAGCAGGCCATTCTGCAGTATGAACTGGTGCTGAAATATAAACCCGATGAGTTTCTGGCTTATTACAAATTAGCTGAACTGGGCATGCAGGTGCAGGATTATGTGCGCGTTCAGAAATATGTGAATGAAGGACTGCGCAAGTTTCCCGGTGCTCCCATGCTTATGGGGCTGCGCGGGCGGATCAAGGGCACGTTTGGCGATCTCGATGCCGCGATCATTGACCTTAAAACCGCCATTGCTGAGCTGCCGGAATATGTCGCTTTCTGGGTCGATCTCGAGAAGGCACTGCGTGCCCGCGGACTGACTGCCGAAGCGGATCAGGCTCAGCAGAAAATCGCGGAGCTGTCTCGGTAG
- a CDS encoding HEAT repeat domain-containing protein, giving the protein MNNRLAAICLTAPLLISLCSAHAQPVPAATTNAVTKPHKLSIQGALTFGPTPMKMHALSTITQHRIKGAVDETYLPGFKACAEDTSPAVRSLAAKMLGEYYIQNQPAPNPEALQTLEKLASDPSADVRYNALFSGLTEVVQKSDNLVKQLVDAAAVNREEGLYAKIIESLSKNKDTASAYIEEQLKTGTSIAYYEIYTDLMKKKPADSEQYRDLPSSQPQLFVFTTGKADKELSAVNLKKWVENLGIQSSHVEVSGYAGQRVLLLTTYITRDNEKVLDNLSGLPADISYMSKFWLTPKLATDIEMVRKREAR; this is encoded by the coding sequence ATGAACAATCGACTTGCAGCGATATGCCTTACAGCCCCGCTATTAATCTCCCTTTGTTCCGCCCATGCCCAGCCGGTGCCGGCTGCAACGACCAATGCGGTTACGAAACCGCATAAACTCAGTATCCAGGGAGCACTGACCTTCGGTCCGACACCGATGAAAATGCATGCCCTTTCCACCATTACCCAGCACCGCATAAAAGGTGCCGTCGACGAAACCTATCTTCCGGGTTTTAAAGCCTGCGCAGAAGACACATCGCCGGCAGTCCGCAGCCTTGCTGCCAAAATGCTGGGCGAATACTACATTCAGAATCAACCTGCCCCGAATCCTGAAGCGCTTCAGACATTGGAAAAACTGGCTTCAGATCCCTCCGCAGACGTTCGATATAACGCCCTGTTCAGCGGGTTGACCGAAGTTGTGCAAAAATCCGATAATCTCGTAAAGCAACTGGTGGATGCCGCCGCGGTGAACCGGGAGGAAGGACTCTACGCAAAAATTATTGAATCCCTGTCAAAAAATAAAGATACCGCTTCGGCTTATATTGAGGAGCAACTCAAAACCGGCACATCTATCGCCTATTATGAAATCTACACCGACCTGATGAAGAAAAAACCGGCTGATTCCGAACAATACCGGGACCTGCCCTCCAGTCAGCCTCAGTTGTTTGTTTTCACAACCGGGAAAGCCGACAAAGAGCTCAGCGCGGTGAACCTGAAAAAATGGGTTGAAAATCTCGGTATTCAAAGCAGTCATGTTGAGGTCTCAGGCTATGCCGGGCAACGCGTATTACTGCTGACCACCTACATCACACGCGATAATGAAAAAGTGCTGGATAACCTCTCCGGGCTGCCTGCGGATATCAGCTATATGTCAAAATTCTGGCTGACCCCGAAACTGGCCACGGATATCGAAATGGTCCGCAAACGGGAAGCCCGGTAG
- the lgt gene encoding prolipoprotein diacylglyceryl transferase, which produces MNYYIHNINPIVLELPGALAVRWYGISYLLGFIACILLLRHGSKRGDFEVPEKEVSNFVVLLAFFGVFIGGRVGYILFYNFGEFLNHPLYLVQVWKGGMSSHGGFIGVILFILWYARKNRHSFWNLTDNMAVTTSLGFAFGRLANFINGELWGRITHVKWAVIFPQERGLQYGQYDLPMIGKLVEAGELQPRHPSQLYQAFTEGFLVFGMMLLLRRTSWGKRPGALSAAYLVLYALARIAMEFFREPDDGEFFIAWITKGQFYSALMILGAAVIAWQMDLFPRRDTVNTK; this is translated from the coding sequence ATGAACTACTATATCCACAACATTAATCCCATTGTGCTGGAACTGCCGGGGGCGCTGGCGGTGCGGTGGTACGGCATTTCGTATCTGCTGGGTTTTATTGCCTGTATCCTGCTGCTGCGGCACGGCTCAAAACGGGGCGACTTTGAAGTGCCGGAAAAAGAGGTCAGCAATTTTGTGGTACTGCTGGCCTTTTTCGGGGTGTTTATCGGCGGGCGCGTCGGCTATATCCTGTTTTATAATTTCGGTGAATTTCTGAACCATCCGCTCTATCTGGTGCAGGTCTGGAAAGGCGGCATGTCCAGCCATGGCGGCTTCATCGGCGTGATTCTGTTTATTTTATGGTATGCGCGTAAAAACCGGCATTCGTTCTGGAACCTCACTGACAATATGGCCGTCACAACCTCGCTGGGCTTTGCCTTCGGGCGTCTGGCCAACTTTATCAACGGGGAGCTGTGGGGCCGGATTACCCATGTAAAATGGGCGGTGATTTTTCCGCAGGAACGCGGCCTGCAATACGGCCAGTATGATCTTCCAATGATTGGAAAGCTGGTGGAGGCCGGCGAGCTGCAGCCCCGGCATCCGTCGCAGCTTTATCAGGCCTTTACAGAGGGCTTCCTGGTTTTCGGTATGATGTTGCTGCTGCGCAGAACTTCATGGGGAAAGCGGCCGGGCGCGCTGAGTGCGGCCTATCTTGTACTCTATGCCCTCGCCCGCATCGCCATGGAATTTTTCCGCGAGCCGGACGACGGTGAATTTTTCATCGCCTGGATCACGAAGGGGCAGTTTTATTCGGCGCTTATGATCCTCGGCGCGGCCGTCATTGCCTGGCAGATGGATTTATTCCCGCGCAGAGACACTGTGAACACGAAGTAG
- a CDS encoding S1 family peptidase, with amino-acid sequence MKLQKRAFIQSVICGAALLPGNAVFAENVTADDFDFSADQLANRLAVLTCSTRTESWFGSGFVAELNGKKYIFTNQHVILGADRITCKTADGQPLRPRGIELSKVRNLARFEVDTDAAFPLSSDASMDEAVAVFGNEKGTPTEYFGRINGVGADLIETTAEFTRENGGAPVLNADGAVIGMASHVRESRSHAMKEGTKFEDRTRRFCQRFNRVDWQTVNWKRFNTMFGKPYRQSEALINNTFDILVDWQNEPFKTVSLESGPDRGLNTWVSSHNAVMEKIVNNSNKRQKYSAYAESLQGLSEICASRARQLQLLEGSRELTGFLRNEFSAQAAALDFAVKYIKRRGDTIHTFSN; translated from the coding sequence ATGAAACTTCAAAAACGAGCCTTCATCCAAAGCGTAATCTGCGGAGCCGCTTTGCTTCCGGGCAATGCCGTGTTTGCGGAAAACGTTACGGCCGATGATTTCGACTTTTCGGCGGACCAGCTGGCCAACCGGCTTGCGGTGCTCACCTGCAGCACCCGGACGGAATCCTGGTTCGGCAGTGGTTTTGTGGCGGAGCTGAACGGCAAAAAATATATTTTTACGAATCAGCACGTCATTCTCGGGGCGGATCGCATTACTTGCAAAACGGCCGATGGACAGCCCCTTCGACCGCGTGGAATTGAGCTTTCCAAGGTTCGGAACCTGGCCCGCTTTGAGGTGGATACCGATGCCGCATTCCCCCTTTCTTCCGATGCATCCATGGACGAAGCGGTCGCGGTTTTCGGAAACGAAAAAGGAACCCCGACTGAATATTTCGGGCGTATTAACGGGGTCGGAGCCGACCTGATTGAAACCACGGCTGAATTCACCCGGGAAAACGGCGGAGCCCCCGTACTGAATGCCGACGGCGCTGTGATCGGCATGGCCAGCCATGTGCGCGAATCGCGCAGCCATGCCATGAAAGAGGGAACCAAATTTGAGGATCGTACGCGTCGATTCTGCCAGCGCTTCAACCGCGTCGACTGGCAGACGGTTAACTGGAAACGATTCAATACAATGTTCGGAAAGCCCTATCGTCAAAGCGAAGCGCTGATTAATAACACGTTTGACATTCTGGTGGATTGGCAGAATGAACCCTTTAAAACGGTTTCGCTCGAATCCGGACCGGACCGCGGACTCAACACCTGGGTCAGCTCGCACAATGCCGTTATGGAAAAGATCGTGAACAACAGCAATAAACGGCAGAAATATTCGGCGTATGCCGAAAGCCTGCAGGGCCTGTCCGAAATCTGCGCATCGCGTGCGCGACAGCTTCAATTGCTGGAAGGCAGCCGGGAACTGACCGGCTTTCTGCGCAACGAATTTTCGGCCCAGGCCGCCGCACTCGACTTTGCCGTCAAATATATCAAGCGACGCGGCGACACCATTCATACCTTCAGCAATTAA